The genomic interval ACGACGTCGCGATCCAGAAGCTGAACACCGCGAACGCGAGCAAGCTGCCGGATCAGGACATCCACGTGATCTTCCGCAGCGACGAGTCGGGCACCACCGACAACTTCCAGAAGTACCTGGACGCCGCCTCCGAGGGCGCCTGGGGCAAGGGCGCGGGCAAGGGCTTCGCCGGCGGAGTCGGCGAGGGCGCCAAGGGCAACGAGGGCACCTCGGGCGCGATCACGAAGACCAAGAACTCGATCACCTACAACGAGTGGTCGTTCGCCCGGTCGCAGAACCTGTCGGTGGCGCGCATCCTGACCAACCCCTCGGTCAAGCCGGTGGAGCTGAACGCGCAGTCCGCCGCCGCCGCCATCGCGTCGGCCAAGATCGTCGGCCAGGGCAACGACCTGGTCATCGACACCAGCTCGTTCTACAAGCCGACCGACCCGGCCGCGTACCCGATCATCCTGCCGACCTATGAGATCGTCTGCTCGAAGTACAGCGACGCCGACACCGCCAAGGCGGTCAAGGCCTTCCTGACTTCGGCGATCAACAACGGTCAGAACGGCCTCGACGAGTCCGGCTACGTGCCGATCCCCGACGCGTTCAAGGCCAAGCTGACCACCGCCATCGACGCCATCTCCTGATTGCGCAGAACCCCATGACCGTGCACGACGAAGTCACCGCAGCGGACCGGTCGGATTCGACCGGTCCGCGGGCGGGCGGAGATACTCCCCCTATGTCCAGCGAACCCAGCACCGAACCGGCGCGACGCGGCCGCGCGCACAGTGCCCGCGCGGAAATGATCTTCCGCTCGCTGGCCACCGCCGCCGGCGCGACCATCGTCGCGGCGATCGCGCTCATCGCGCTGTTCCTGTTGATCCGGGCGGTGCCGTCGGTGGCGGCGAACAAGGCCAACTTCTTCACCAGTGCGGATTTCAACGTCGGCAACGCCGACGACATGCACTTCGGCATTCGCGACCTGTTCATGGTCACGGTGCTGAGTTCGCTACTCGCGCTGGTGATCGCGGTGCCGCTGGGCGTCGGGATCGCACTGTTCCTGACCCAGTACGCGCCGAAGATACTGGCCCGGCCGTTCGCCATCGTGGTGGATCTGCTGGCCGCGGTGCCTTCGATCGTGTTCGGTCTCTGGGGTTTCCTGGTGCTGGCGCAGCAGCTGGCGCCGTTCGAGGAGTTCCTGAACGACAACCTCGGCTGGTTCTTC from Nocardia wallacei carries:
- the pstS gene encoding phosphate ABC transporter substrate-binding protein PstS, with protein sequence MNLKRSSALLGVLAAAGALTLTACGSDDNTTETGAASTVKVDCGGKKALKASGSSAQKNAMDRFVAAYEANCDGHTLDYTSSGSGAGVNEFIGGQTDFGGSDSPLDAKKDEPNKAAARCGAPAWDLPTVFGPIAVTYNIDGIDDLVLDGPTAAKIFNGQITKWNDVAIQKLNTANASKLPDQDIHVIFRSDESGTTDNFQKYLDAASEGAWGKGAGKGFAGGVGEGAKGNEGTSGAITKTKNSITYNEWSFARSQNLSVARILTNPSVKPVELNAQSAAAAIASAKIVGQGNDLVIDTSSFYKPTDPAAYPIILPTYEIVCSKYSDADTAKAVKAFLTSAINNGQNGLDESGYVPIPDAFKAKLTTAIDAIS
- the pstC gene encoding phosphate ABC transporter permease subunit PstC, encoding MSSEPSTEPARRGRAHSARAEMIFRSLATAAGATIVAAIALIALFLLIRAVPSVAANKANFFTSADFNVGNADDMHFGIRDLFMVTVLSSLLALVIAVPLGVGIALFLTQYAPKILARPFAIVVDLLAAVPSIVFGLWGFLVLAQQLAPFEEFLNDNLGWFFLFKDGNVSISGGGTIFTAGVVLAVMILPIITSVSREVFNLTPRAHIEAAQALGATKWEVVRMTVLPYGRSGVIAGSMLGLGRALGETIAVLVVLRTAASAGHWSLFDGGYTFASKIASAASEFSQALPTGAYIAAGFVLFALTFVVNALARIAAGGKVNG